From the Pseudomonas monsensis genome, the window CCTTCGGCCTGTTCCGCGAGCGGGCGAAGTTCCCGGCGGAATCGCGTGAGGCCGATCTGCTCGATACCGTGAACGAAGAGATGCAGCGCTTGATGCAGTTGATCAACGACTTGCTCAACTTCTCGCGCTACCAGAACGGTTTGCAGAAGCTGACTTTGGCGCCGTGCTCCATCGAAGACTTGCTGGAACAGGCGCAGCTGCGTTTCGCCGAGTCGGCGGCGCAGAAGGGCATTGCCTTGAATGTGGAAGTGCAAAGCCCGCTGCCGCGCTTGCAGGCGGATCAGGCGCAGCTCGACCGCGTGCTCGATAACCTGATCGACAACGCCTTGCGTCATACCGCCCGCGACGGTCAGATCCGCTTGCAGGCACGTCGACATGGCGAGCGGGTGATCATCAGCGTCGAGGACAACGGCGAAGGCATTGCCTACGGTCAGCAAGGGCGAATCTTCGAACCGTTTGTGCAGGTTGGACGCAAAAAGGGCGGAGCCGGGCTCGGCCTGGCGCTGTGCAAGGAAATCGTCCAGTTGCATGGCGGGCGTATGGGCGTCTACTCAAGGCCGGGGCAGGGTACGCAGTTTTACATGGCGCTGGCGGTTTAGGCCTCGTCGTCCAGGCGTCGACCTGCGAGACGGCGTCCGCGGGTGATCAGTTCGATGAACTGCACTGCGCTCAAGGCATGGGCGAACAGCCAGCCCTGACCGAACTTTACGCCCTCACTGCTGAGCAATTGCGCTTGCGATTCAAGCTCGATGCCTTCGGCAATCACCTTCAGATCCAGCGCTTGCGCCATGTGAATGATGTGCGGTGCGACGCCACTGCTGGCGGCATCGTGACCGAGCGCATCAATGAACGCCTTGTCGATTTTCAGGCAGTCGACCGGCAGGGTTTGCAGGTAGGCGAGGCTGCAATAGCCGGTACCGAAATCGTCGATCAGCACCTGATGACCAACAGCGCGCAGCGCTTGCAGGTTTTCCCGCGCCACCACCACATCAATCAGGCCGCGTTCGGTCACTTCAAAAGCTATTTGCCGCGCTGCCACCCGGTGCAGGGTCAGCAGCCGCGCCATGACCTGGCCGATACGCGGCACCATCACGTCGCAGGCAGCGAGGTTGACCGAGATATACAGTTGCGGATTGGCCCGCAATATCGGGCCCAATTGTTCCAGCAGGCGCTGCAGGACAAAGTCGGTCATCTGGCGGATCTGCCCGGTGTTTTCCGCCAGAGGAATGAACAGGTCCGGGCTGGTCAGCGTGCCGTCCGGACGGCGCCAGCGCAACAGGGCTTCGGCGCCGACGCAGTTGCGGCTGTCGAGGTCGAAGATCGGTTGGTACAGCACCTGCAACTCGCCACGACGGATGGCGCCTTGCAGTTCGGCGTCGAGTGACTGGCGCTGGCGCACCAGTAAAAACACGAAGAACCCCACGAACGCGCCCAGCACCAGGCAGGCCGGCACCATCCACCACCAGATGGCAGGAATGTGCATGGCGGTTCTCGGCGTGATCAACACCAGTTGATACTCCGG encodes:
- a CDS encoding EAL domain-containing protein, giving the protein MAATRETLRSWFYRPWFLATIAAVLSASLLIAGGMFVAMHQIKQSESQEMNAQGERFLARLEQLFGQLRESLDDLQAQPLRSCDDEMIATLQQVTFNYRFVYEAAYMDASRICSNRPRQEGLSVVRAPDIKGPTYSYWLNTTTEPDENRAALMLGRGNFRVATSRGHLTDMVDLSPGSSLLVVLDHGNRAIPVLGAAQAWPPSESWPPKSREALQVTQSRLIYRMPTNNPEYQLVLITPRTAMHIPAIWWWMVPACLVLGAFVGFFVFLLVRQRQSLDAELQGAIRRGELQVLYQPIFDLDSRNCVGAEALLRWRRPDGTLTSPDLFIPLAENTGQIRQMTDFVLQRLLEQLGPILRANPQLYISVNLAACDVMVPRIGQVMARLLTLHRVAARQIAFEVTERGLIDVVVARENLQALRAVGHQVLIDDFGTGYCSLAYLQTLPVDCLKIDKAFIDALGHDAASSGVAPHIIHMAQALDLKVIAEGIELESQAQLLSSEGVKFGQGWLFAHALSAVQFIELITRGRRLAGRRLDDEA